From the genome of Dryobates pubescens isolate bDryPub1 chromosome 5, bDryPub1.pri, whole genome shotgun sequence, one region includes:
- the GPR137C gene encoding integral membrane protein GPR137C produces MSPTAAALAEGAALAEGAAVPYAVELGLTVLHTALYAALFLFAYLQLWLLLYYRERRLSYHTLCLFLCLLWAALRTTLFSFYLQNSLQALRLQQPFAHWLLYCLPGCLLFSSLCLLNLYFAEVIFKVKCAAEFNKYKVVLYLGSIFTSLLFLVVNLTCAMLIHGEVPESQLKWTVLARALVNDSLFILCAISLACCMCKLGKMSSANVYLESKGTSVCQAILVGSVVALLYSSRACYNLVAVAISPDSVPGPFNYGWDNLSDKMHMEVSSEEYVVFGVVLFLWELVPTTFVVLFFRAQRLSQNLTPAGMVNSHSYSSRAYFFDNPRRYDSDDDLSRLGAREGGLATPQCSGCYGSLAGNDSIVVGAHLGSTAPDSAPLLFAAGGSEMNNHHSSYPPPQN; encoded by the exons ATGAGCCCGACGGCAGCGGCCCTCGCTGAGGGGGCGGCCCTGGCTGAGGGGGCCGCCGTGCCCTACGCGGTGGAGCTGGGTCTGACCGTGCTCCACACGGCTCTTTACGCCGCGCTCTTCCTCTTCGCctacctgcagctctggctgctcctctACTACCGGGAGCGGCGGCTGAGCTATCACACgctctgcctcttcctttgcctgctctgggcagccctcaggaccaccctcttctccttctacCTGCAGAACTCTCTGCAGGCCCTCCGCCTCCAGCAGCCCTTTGCCCACTGGCTTCTCTACTGCCTGCCCGgctgcctgctcttctctagcctCTGCCTCCTCAACCTCTATTTCGCTGAg GTCATATTCAAAGTCAAATGTGCAGCTGAATTCAACAAGTACAA GGTGGTGTTGTACCTGGGCTCCATATTtaccagcctcctcttcttagTTGTGAACTTAACTTGTGCAATGTTAATCCATGGTGAGGTCCCAGAGAGCCAGCTGAAGTGGACAGTCCTTGCCCGTGCCCTGGTCAACGATAGCCTCTTCATCCTCTGTGCCATCTCACTGGCTTGCTGCATGTGCAAACTGGGAAAGATGTCTTCAGCGAATGTCTACCTCGAGTCTAAG GGAACATCTGTCTGCCAGGCTATTCTTGTGGGATCTGTAGTGGCTCTTCTGTATTCCTCAAGGGCTTGCTATAACCTGGTAGCTGTGGCCATATCTCCAGACAGTGTTCCTGGTCCTTTTAACTATGGCTGGGACAACCTTTCAGACAAG ATGCACATGGAAGTGAGCAGTGAGGAGTATGTGGTGTTTGGAGTGGTCCTCTTCCTCTGGGAGCTGGTGCCAACCACTTTTGTGGTGCTCTTCTTCCGGGCTCAGAGGCTGAGTCAGAACCTG ACTCCAGCAGGGATGGTCAACAGTCACAGTTACAGCTCCAGAGCTTACTTCTTTGACAATCCAAGGCGCTATGACAGTGATGATGACTTGTCACGGCTTGGGGCTAGAGAAGGAGG CTTGGCCACCCCTCAGTGCTCTGGCTGCTACGGGTCCCTGGCTGGGAATGACAGCATCGTGGTGGGTGCCCATCTGGGCTCAACCGCTCCGGACAGCGCTCCCTTGCTCTTTGCCGCAGGCGGCTCAGAGATGAATAACCACCATAGCTCATACCCTCCCCCACAGAACTAA